The Penicillium oxalicum strain HP7-1 chromosome VI, whole genome shotgun sequence genome window below encodes:
- a CDS encoding Histone-lysine N-methyltransferase set9 translates to MPLKKARTTSPAAERRERLTLDKLASYDDVATDALVDHAYFWTTTRKNRNKYNPARGIHDDDVGRILLHDVVVAKDSAVAEKKLLELPGLRKYVANLKGSRDKDWFCRHLRKYIQMYQPDCPFEVTTTNRYIITQHEAAICARKFIKAGQEIKYLSGTLVAMTKEEEMDLGLTRKDFSVVMSSRRKTPSFFLGPARFANHDCDANGRLVTRGTEGMSVMATRDIHEGEEITVSYGEDYFGIDNCECLCQTCERAVRNGWAPPVKADEDISEESTGSTKKRRRDSDSDAEDASLACASSNKRVKFTRQTSKLCEEICMSDVALETTATPESDNPPTPDSDTDVPVVPAGIAGERQISKLRQEIVVTEDVHSCLETLLPSTQESQQPQLSVTDLSAVDADEVILVNPTPISEPVNGPNDRLSPSFTAESHRSSTSTLLTSVDDTDAKVKIETPAPADHSDSPTHSYPAHHSDHANIAGHCDHPDPSQGEYHEDHSDSPPTDDTLQTVVAKKRKPRRKRNWAVVASVEDEVPVARTPGDYTKTSRLLAQKYDRWVDCQTCESWFVQSNSYQTRRECPRCERHSKIYGFQWPKTDKGPGREERVMDHRTIHRFLSPDSEARVSRRDRGISFGVTPTPELSDARTATPLGDGHEPRHNTRASRRRVRDLRMTM, encoded by the exons ATGCCGCTCAAGAAAGCGCGCACCACCTCGCCTGCGGCCGAGCGCCGTGAGCGTCTTACTCTGGATAAACTGGCTAGCTATGATGATGTCGCAACGGATGCGCTTGTTGATCAC GCTTACTTTTGGACCACTACGCGAAAGAATCGCAACAAATACAACCCAGCCCGCGGCATCCATGACGACGATGTCGGCCGCATTCTCCTCCACGATGTGGTGGTCGCAAAGGACTCAGCCGTGGCGGAAAAAAAGCTGCTGGAATTACCAGGCCTTCGCAAGTATGTGGCCAATCTCAAAGGCTCTCGCGACAAGGACTGGTTCTGCCGCCATCTCCGCAAGTACATTCAAATGTATCAGCCCGACTGCCCCTTCGAGGTCACGACCACAAATCGGTACATTATCACCCAACACGAGGCGGCAATCTGCGCCCGAAAGTTCATCAAGGCTGGCCAGGAGATCAAGTATCTGTCTGGGACATTGGTCGCGAtgaccaaggaagaagagatggacTTGGGACTCACTCGCAAGGATTTCAGCGTGGTCATGTCTAGCCGCCGCAAGaccccctctttcttcctggGGCCCGCGCGATTCGCCAACCACGACTGTGACGCCAACGGTCGCCTGGTAACCCGAGGCACGGAGGGGATGTCTGTCATGGCCACTCGCGACATccatgaaggagaagaaatCACTGTCTCCTATGGCGAGGACTATTTTGGAATCGACAATTGCGAGTGCCTGTGCCAGACTTGTGAGCGTGCGGTGCGCAATGGGTGGGCGCCCCCGGTCAAAGCAGACGAGGACATCTCAGAGGAGTCAACCGGATCGACCAAGAAGCGTCGCCGAGACTCGGACTCGGATGCGGAGGATGCATCCTTGGCCTGCGCCTCTTCCAACAAGCGGGTCAAATTCACTCGCCAGACCTCCAAGCTGTGCGAGGAGATCTGCATGTCCGATGTCGCGCTCGAGACCACCGCAACTCCCGAGTCCGACAACCCTCCCACCCCCGACTCGGACACCGACGTCCCCGTCGTCCCCGCGGGTATCGCTGGTGAGCGCCAGATCTCTAAGTTGAGACAGGAGATCGTGGTCACTGAGGACGTTCACTCGTGCCTGGAGACGTTGCTTCCGTCGACCCAGGAGAGCCAACAGCCACAACTCAGTGTGACAGATCTTTCGGCCGTGGACGCGGATGaagtcatcctcgtcaaccCGACCCCCATCTCCGAGCCCGTCAACGGCCCGAATGATCGTCTCTCACCTAGCTTCACTGCCGAAAGTCATCGATCTTCGACTTCCACCCTCCTCACTTCTGTAGATGACACTGACGCGAAAGTGAAGATCGAGACACCCGCACCCGCTGACCACTCCGACTCGCCCACCCACTCCTATCCCGCCCACCATTCCGACCACGCCAACATTGCTGGCCATTGCGACCACCCAGATCCTTCCCAAGGAGAATACCATGAGGATCACTCCGATAGCCCCCCTACAG ACGATACCCTCCAGACCGTCGTGGCTAAGAAGCGAAAGCCCCGCCGCAAGCGGAACTGGGCGGTTGTGGCTTCggtcgaggatgaggttCCCGTCGCTCGCACTCCCGGGGACTACACCAAGACGTCCCGGCTCCTGGCTCAAAAGTACGACCGCTGGGTAGACTGCCAGACCTGCGAGTCGTGGTTTGTGCAGTCCAATTCCTACCAGACCCGGCGCGAATGCCCTCGGTGCGAGCGGCACTCGAAGATCTACGGGTTCCAATGGCCCAAGACCGACAAGGGGCCCGGCCGCGAGGAACGGGTGATGGATCATCGCACGATCCATCGCTTCTTGTCGCCCGACTCGGAAGCCCGTGTCTCGCGCCGCGACCGCGGTATCAGCTTTGGGGTCACGCCTACGCCTGAGCTTTCCGATGCCCGCACCGCGACGCCCCTTGGGGATGGTCATGAGCCGCGCCACAACACCCGCGCCAGCCGGCGACGTGTCCGCGACTTACGAATGACGATGTAG
- a CDS encoding 54S ribosomal protein L38, translating to MIQLKTLLNCIDNSGASVVECVNVLKKKRPATIGDRIVVVVQKQRAATSEGSSGTALANKVRRGDIRHAVVVRVKKELQRADGTVVRFGDNACVLVNKSGDPIGTRMNGVVGQELRGKQWSKILSLAPINV from the exons ATGATTCAACTAAAG ACATTACTCAACTGCATCGACAACTCGGGCGCCTCGGTCGTCGAGTGCGTCAACGTtctcaagaagaagcggcCCGCGACAATCG GTGACCGAATCGTTGTGGTCGTTCAGAAGCAGAGAGCCGCCACATCGGAAGGATCTAGCGGCACAGCCCTCGCCAACAAGGTCCGCCGCGGAGATATTCGCCATGCTGTTGTGGTGCgggtgaagaaggagttGCAGCGGGCTGATGGTACAGTCGTTCGGTTCGGAGACAATGCGTGTGTTCTGGTGAATAAGTCCGGAGATCCCATTGGGACGAGAATGAACG GCGTTGTGGGCCAAGAGCTGCGCGGCAAACAATGGTCCAAGATCCTGTCGCTGGCTCCTATCAATGTGTAA